The following are encoded in a window of Lagenorhynchus albirostris chromosome 3, mLagAlb1.1, whole genome shotgun sequence genomic DNA:
- the ZBED3 gene encoding zinc finger BED domain-containing protein 3, whose amino-acid sequence MRSDEPAVTMEETGGPDAAAGRLGAPYSEAWGYFHLAPARPGHASGPWATCRLCGEQVGRGPGWHAGTAALWKHLRSAHRRELAESTARRSPPAAPGPAAAAEGDWARLLEQMGALAVRGSLRERELARREAAVEQGERALERRRRALQEEERAAAQARRELQAEREALQARLREVSRREGALALGSALLHAPLKEEPEGDPRDGYVITKVFL is encoded by the coding sequence ATGAGGAGCGACGAGCCGGCCGTGACCATGGAAGAGACGGGCGGGCCGGACGCGGCTGCAGGCCGCCTGGGGGCGCCGTACTCCGAGGCCTGGGGGTACTTCCACCTGGCGCCGGCGCGCCCCGGCCACGCGTCGGGCCCCTGGGCCACCTGCCGGCTGTGCGGGGAGCAGGTGGGCCGCGGCCCGGGCTGGCACGCGGGCACCGCTGCGCTGTGGAAGCACTTGAGGAGCGCGCACCGGCGGGAGCTGGCGGAGAGCACCGCCCGCCGCTCGCCGCCCGCTGCCCCCGGCCCCGCCGCGGCCGCCGAGGGCGACTGGGCGCGCCTGCTGGAGCAGATGGGCGCGCTGGCAGTGCGCGGCAGCCTGCGGGAGCGCGAGCTGGCGCGGCGCGAGGCGGCCGTGGAGCAGGGCGAGCGCGCCCTGGAGCGCAGACGGCGGGCGCTGCAGGAGGAGGAGCGCGCGGCGGCCCAGGCGCGCCGGGAGCTGCAGGCCGAGAGGGAGGCGCTGCAGGCGCGGCTGCGGGAAGTGAGCCGCCGGGAGGGCGCCTTGGCCTTGGGCTCGGCCCTGCTGCACGCTCCGCTCAAAGAGGAACCCGAGGGGGACCCCAGGGACGGCTACGTCATCACGAAGGTCTTCCTGTAG